AGCGATTCTCGGCCTGTTCCTGAAGGAGGACAAGTGGTATGAGTAACGTTAAAAAAGCAAAACGAAATAATAATCGTACTCTACAGTCAGTGTGTCCACTGATGACTCGAAGTGTCGCGAATCAACAGGTAGCAGACCACGTAACACTGAGCGGTCGCTACAACTCCCATCCGTACTTACGGTAGACCGCTCTCGCCTCATCTGTACGTAGGAATGCGAGGACTTCTTCAGCCTCAGCCAGACTCGCCGCGAAGGTAAACATTCCAGCAGCCGTGCTCCTCCGAATCTGCAGCTCTCGGGGCAGCTCAACTGCCTGGATGGTGGCGGGATGCATGAGGGCAAAGACGTTCCAGCCAAACGCGACGTCCACCTCTTTGAGATTGATTGTCCGGATCAGATGGATGCAGCCGTCCGCGAAAACGGTGATGTTCCGTCGCACGGCGTCCGTGATGCCCGCCTGTGCGGTGATGTCGTCCCAGACCCCTTAAGACAGCCTGAGATGGAGACCGAAATACTTACGCCCTTTGCGTAAGATCGCCGAGGCCCGCGATGCTCTTAGGATTTCCCTTCTGAACGAGTAAGGCGGATCGCCTATAGCCAATGGTCCTCCTGCTCGACTTACTGATCACGGCATCGTTTTCCGCTAGATCCATCGCGTGTTCCGCGCCGAGAACGAGAATATCGCCTTCCTTCTTTTCCGTTGCCTGTCTTATCAACGCATCCGCCTTGCCAGCAACCACCTTTACGGTGATTCCGCGCTGCTGCTCAAAGAGCGCTGCGACTTCGATCAGTGGCGGGGCTACCCCCGCCGCACAATAATCTTCACGGGATTCATTTCATTCCATTCATCTCCATACCTCCCGAGAGGCTAGGGCTCGCTCATCTGCGAGCGATCGTGGTGATCGCAAAACCACGATCATTCACCTCACGCGCTCACCACATGCGCCGAGGTCGCCTTGAAGGTTGCAAAGACCGCGTCGCCCTGCTGAAGTTTGAGGTCAGCGCGGGATTGCTTGGTGATAAGCGAAACGAGGCCGGTATCCAGGATCACGCGGGTTAAGGGGCCGATGTCCTGCAGATCGGTGATTCGACCGCTCATGACGTTTCGGGCACTGCACTCGCTTCTACTCTTACACAGGAGGACGTCTTCGGGCCGTATAAAGACCTTCACTGTGCCCTCGTGGATCTCAGAGACCGCGCGGATCTTCCCGTGGATCTCGACCTCGATCTCCGCCACCCCGTTCTCCGTGCGCTGAACCACACCGCGCAGTATGTTCTCGATCCCGACGAAATCGGCCAGTTCCTCGGTCTGCGGCTTGCTGAAGATCTCGTACGGCGTCCCCACCTGCATCAACTGCCCCTGCATCAACACCGCTATCCTGTCGGCAAGCACCAACGCCTCCGTCTGGTCGTGTGTGACGTGCACCATCGTAATCCCGAATTCCGCCTTTACCCGTTTCAGCTCTTCACGCAGATAATCCCTCGTTCGGGAATCCAACGCGGAGAGCGGCTCATCTAATAGGAGTATCGAGGGCTCGATGGCGATCGCGCGAGCGATGGCTACCTTTTGTTGCTCACCGCCGCTCAGCGTCCCGGGATACCGGTGCCCGAGATGCTCGATGCCCAGTAACGAGGTGAGTTCATCCACCTTGCGCTTGATCGCACTCTTCTCCAGTTTGCGCGTTTTCAAGCCGAACCCAATGTTCTCCTCAACGGTCAGAAAGGGAAAGAGCGTATAATCCTGATAGACCATGCCAATGTTTCGCTCACGCGGCGGGATATGTGTGATGTCCCGATCGTCGACGAATATTTTGCCTCTGTCAGGCCGGAAGATCCCGGCGAGAGTTTCCAGCAGAATGGATTTCCCGGCACCCGTCGGACCTAAGATGACAAAGTACTCGTCATCGTTGATCTCGAGCCAGATATCGCGCAAGAAGAACTCACCGAGATCTTTTGAAACACCCTCTATTCGTATCATCTCTCTTTAGCCGCTCCTATCACTCGAACCGATCTAAAACACACGTGCAAACCCTCCATAGCGCTCGAAGACGAAAAGTGAGACGAGCGAAATCACAATGAGTATGGTGGCAGCGGCGATGGCCAGGCTGAGCTCCCCGCATGACATGTTCAGGTACAGCGAGATGGGCAAGGTCTCGGTCTTCATCCGTGTTGCCCCGGCGAGCATGAGCGCCGCGCCGAATTCACCGATGCCTTTCGACCAGGTAATTACCGAACCCGCGAGGAGTCCGTGCTTCGACATTGGCAGCGTCACCCGCCAGAAGGCCTGGCCGTCGGTGCACCCCAGGGTCTTGGCTACGTGCTCGTAGCGTGGGTTGATGCCCTGGAACGTGCCCTTGAGAATCCGGAACATGAAGGGCACATTGACGAAGAACTGCGCGATCACAATGCCGAGCGGCGTGAAGACGAAGACGATCCCCTGCTCGGCGAGCCCCTTTCCGAAGTCCGTCGTGCCGAAGAGGATCAGGAGCCCCACACCGGCGACCAGGGGCGGCAAGGCCAGTGGCGCATCGAGTATGGTATTGATCAAGCTCTTCCCGCGGAACTCGTAGCGGGCGAGCGCGTAGGCCACCGGTATCGAGATAGCGATACAGAGCAGCGTCGAGGTTGCCGAGGTAAGCAAGCTCAGCTCAATAGCAAACCGGATTTCTGCGGTGAGCATGCTCCCAGCCAACGCCTGCCCGGTGGTGTGCGTAACGATGCAGATGATCAGCGTGAGTATGAAGGCAGTGAGCAGTAAGCTCGCGAGAATCGAGATGATCTTGACCTTCTCTTCTCGTAACTCTTTCAGCATCTTCCCTTTGCTCCGTTCCTCATTCACTCACGACGATGCCTGCCCGCTTTGCCCTTACGCATATCCAACCGCGGGTTTCCCAGCCACCCGTTGCTCGCATCCGCGCGATGGTCAAAGAGTGGCACGAGCGGCTTGATGTCGAGGAGCGGCGTGCCGTCCAGGATGTCCACCTCACTAATCTCCAATACGTTCTTCTTCACGCTTTCCAGCTTGACCACGGACAACCCGATCGGATTCGGCCGCTTGAAATGGCGTACGGAGAAGATTCCCCGCTCTTCTTCCTCTAAGAATGGTTTCGTTATTAGGGCATAGCCCTCGGCACGATGAAAATGGTAAATAAGGATGAGGTGCGAGAAGTGCTTGATGTCCTTGAGGCCCGCAGCGAACTCGGGGAAGACCTCCACCTCACCCTTCGATTCTTTGCCAAAGACACCCTGGATGGGCGCTTCCTGTTTGTCTCGGAACCCGGTATGGATGACGCCGATCGGCCGATACCGTATCTCCTCCTCACGGCCTTTCTGCTCTCTCGCCATCGTCAGCTCAGTCAGCAAGTGCCTTCTCGGTGTTCTATCCGCAGGCATGGACCTATTCGTACTCAGGGTTCGGATAGGTGATAAACCCGTGCTTCGTGAAGATCGCCTTCCCCTCGTCTGAGGCGACGAAATCGACGAACTGCTGCGCGTTTTCCGGGTGCTCTGAGAACGTGGTTCGCCCTATTGGAACGATATTGATGATATTCTGCTCCTTGGGTATCTCAACAACATCGATCTCGTCCACGAATTTGACCGTATCCCACCAGTTGACCGACGCGTCCGCTTGGCCCATTGCGATCTGCATCATCACCTCGTTCATGGTCGGTAAGGTCGCGATCACGTTCGGCCACGTGGAATTATACAGATTGTTCTTCTCCAGGATCTTCACACCGGTACTGCCGATTGCCGCGGCCTGGGGATCGCCCCACACAAGTTTCACATCATCCCGTGTAAAGTCTTCCAGGCAGGTGATATTCGCGGGATTACCTTTGGGCACCGTAATTATTGGTATGTGATAGCAGATGTTCTGCGTGTAATCAATGAACCCTTTCTCGGTCGCGATGTCAATATACTTGGTTGCACCGGGCATATAGCAATCGCCCGCTTGCGTCAGCTCCATCTGGCTAAGCAAGGCGTTCGAGCCCGCGTAGTTGTACTCCACCTTCACGCCGTACTGCTCTTCAAAAACCGTTCCAATCTCGTCCATCGGCTTTCTCATGCCCGCGCCGGAGTAGACCATGAGTGATGTTGTGCCGTCTGATGCTTCCGTCGATGCTGGTGTGGTCGCTGGTGTTTCTTCGTTGATGCACCCGGCGAGCATCGTTGTCGTTGCAATTGCCACTATAACGATTAAAGCTATTATTTTCCTCTTTCTATCCATCTTATCTCACCAATCGATATGCATAGATATTCATATCAATATAAAAAGGGTGTGGTTTTTCTCAGGGATTGTTTTGAAGTTTCTAAATAAACGCCCTTTATAAACAGCAGATCAAGACAGTTGCAAAGACGAGCCATCATTCGCACCCCCGCGATATGCTCTTGCGCAATTCGGTATAAAAAAGCTTTCGTTTTTTCGCGGGCAGTCAGACCGAAACGCTTTTTAACGAGGATGCTGGATTATTACCTGGAGGCATGGGAAGAGGAAGATGCCATTAAGTGCACGTAATAGAATTAAAGGCGTGGTGAAGGGGATAGAGATAGGCGAGGTTGCCGCTTCGGTAAAGATCGAGATCTCGAGACCCGCAACGATAACCTCGATGATCACGCGAGAGGCGGCGGACGATCTCGGGCTCGAAGAGGGCGATAACGTGGAAGCAGTGATCAAAGCGTCCGAAGTGATGGTCTCGAAGGACTAAAAACCGACCGAAAACCCTTTCGAAAGCCCATGCTGTTTTGTTGCTACGACCCTTGGTAAAGCGGATAGTCCGCGATAAACCACGGGCCCGACTCCTTTTAGCTCTCTTAGGGCTATTCGCTCCAGCGTTTCACAATCTTCTTCAGCGATAGTCTGAAGTAACCGTATCAGGTCTTTTATCAGTTTTGTTATCTCGTCCATGTGGCTCGGCGGGCGATGCTCGGCGCCCCGGCAGTTTGCGGCGTGGGGTAGGTTGGGTTTACAGAGAGCAGCACAAAGCCAGCGCGGGACGGTGCAGCGCCCCGCGCCGAGTTGCGTGTGTGCATGCTTCTCTTTTGAGGCGGGTAAAAGCGGAGGTAAAATAGCGGCTACCCGACATGTATTGTTATACCATTCGATATAAAAAGGTTTTCGGTCTTGTGGCTATTCCGCAGCTCGGGATCAAGAAAGAATCTGATGATATACCTTCTCTTTTATTGATGCTGCTTTGCTTCCTTCTGCTTCACTTCTGAAACCGCCTCTCCGTCCTTTAGCAATACTTTGAGTGCATCACCGACCGAAATATCCGCGACACTCCGTACAATCGTCCCTTCGGGCCATTTCGAGCAGATGCTGTATCCCCGGTCGAGAATCGCCAGAGGACTCAATGCGTCCAGTTTACCCATAAACGCTTGCACGCTCTTACGCTGCAGCGTTACACGGTGCGTAAGCTCCGCAACCATCGTCCGCTTCAGTTCGTCCACCGTCTGCCGATACTGGTTTATCCGCTCGGTCGGCTTTCTAAACAGAATGCTCTTCTCCAGGCTCTCGAACCGCCGCCGCTGGTATTCTATCGCTTTGAACACGTTCTGCCGCATCTGCAACTCCAGCGATCGCAAGTTCTTATTGATCTCGCGTTTATCAGGCACGACGTACTCCGCGGCTTCCGACGGTGTCGCGGCACGTTTATCCGCCACGAAATCCGCGATCGTGAAGTCCGTCTCGTGCCCCACCGCCGAGATCACCGGGACCACAGAAGAGAAGATCTCACGCGCGACGCACTCCTCGTTGAACGCCCAGAGCTCTTCGATCGAGCCGCCGCCTCTGCCCACGATCAGCACGTCTAGTCGCTCCCGTTCCGCACTGTACCGGTTCATCAGTTGGATCGCCTGCACAATCTGCGTGGGTGCTTCTTCACCTTGCACGGCAACGGGCGCCAGCAGAATATGCACGTGCGGGAATCGTTTCTTCGTTATCTTTAGCATGTCCCGAACAGCCGCGCCCGTCGGCGACGTGATAATGCCGATTCGGCGTGGGAAACTCGGTATTGGTTTCTTATACACCGCGTCAAATAGCCCTTCCTCCTTCAGCTTCTTCTTCAACTGCTCGAATGCAAGATAGAGCGCACCGATGCCCGCCTCCTGTATCTCATCCACGTACAACTGGTACCGGCCCCGCTTCTCGTACACGCTTATACGGCCCCGGACAATCACGCTCATGCCGTCCTCGGGCACGAACTTCAGTCCGCGGTTCTTCTCCCGGAACATCACGCACTGCAACTCCGAAAGCTCGTCCTTGAGCGTGAAATACAAATGCCCGGACGTCGGCTGGCTGAGATTCGAGAGTTCGCCCTTTATATACACGTCCCGCAGCTCTTTATCCTCCTCTAATATCCATCTTATGTGGCTCGTGACCTCGTAGACGGTGTAGATGCGCGGCGAATCCTTTCCTCCTACCTCTTCCGCTTTCAGCGCCGGCTCATCCTCCTTCTCGTCTTCGAGCTCTTTTCGTCCTCTCTCATTATCGGGTGCAAAGCTGCAGTTCTCCTCCTCCTCTCCGCCAACAGTACGCGCATGCAAGAAGTCCAGTAAGGTCATACCCTTCCGGGGCTTTGCCATTGTCTATCCCCCCAGCCTCTTCACGTACAAATCCTCATAAATCGGCCCTTTCGGCGTTAGCGTGCTCTTCTTTAATTTCAACTCGGCCACTTGCATCTTCCCCAGTTCTGCATCGTGCAGTTCCTCGATCTTAGTCAGCACCCGGCGCAGTTCGCCCTTGGACCGAAACGGCCGCTTCACTCTGCAGAGCGTAACGTGCGCACTGAACCGCCGCTCCAGCGGATAGCCTAACGCGTACATTGCCGATTCCACCTCCTCCTGCAACGCCTTCAACTGCTCCTTCCCGCTGCTCATGCCCACCCAGATAACCCGTATGTTCCGTGCTTTTTCTAACGAAGCCTTGGGAAAGAAGCCCACACCGCGCAGTTCTATCTCAAACGGTCCTTGACTTATCCCAGCCAGTGCGGCAGTAATTTGCTCCACGTTATCGTCCGGGACATCGCCGAGGAATTTTACCGTCTGATGCGCCAGGCTCGGATCCACGAACTTCACCGTGCCCTCCAGTCCTAACTGCGCGAAATCTCTCTCTAAATCAGCTATTCTGTTTCGTATCCCCTCTGAGAGGTCAACGGCGATAAAAGCTCTCATAAACTTCTCACACTCCAAAAACGTTTAATTTACCCTCTTTACTTCTTTCGATGACGCCTTCCGATCTAAGAGCCGTTTTAACAGCAGTATTCGAGAAGCGCGGCATTGCTGCCTCTCCTCTTCACGTTCCTGATAGGTTCGTATCGCTCTGAGGAGGTCGACACGTCGGAACTCCGGCCAGAACGGCGCGCAGAAGTACGCGGCACACTCGTTCCCCAACGCCTGCCACGGCACGAAATTACTTATTCGCACCTCGCCGCCCGTTCGTATAATCAAATCCACGCTCGTCTGCGAGTCCGAGTCCGAATCCGCGGCGTCATCTTCACCTTCTATTTGGCTGATGTACAAATGCCTCGAAATCGTCTCTTTAGTTATCTCCGCCGGAGTCAGGGATCCTTTTTTGACCCGGCTCGCGATTATACGCACCGCATCAACGATCTCCAGCCTGCCACTATACGCAACGGCAATGAACAATTTGTACCTGGTATAATGCGCGGTTGCCTGCTCGGCCTTTCTTATCGCTGCTCTTACCGATTCGGGCAGCAGATTGACGTTTCCTATCGCCTTCATCCGCACTTCGTTCTTGTGCATTCGCTCATCAACACTGAGCTTCTCGAATTCCGTGCGCAGGAGCCCAAAGAGCTTCTCCTTCTCCTCTTCCGACCTGTTAAAGTTCTCTATAGAAAAGGCATAGAGCGTAAGCTGTTTCACGCCGGTATCAAAGCACCATTCGATTACACGTTCCGTTATCTCCGCGCCGTAGTAGTAGCCCCTCTCCGTGGAAATCCCGAGCTTGCGCGCGTATCTGCGGTTGCCATCCATGATAATCGCCACGTGCCCGGGTAGCTTGCGCGCTACTATCTCGTCCTCCAGCAATTTCTCGTATTCTTCGTACGCCATACCGCGCAGCCAGCCGAATACGCTCCTCGCTCTGCGCACTGCGAAGTCCTTCATTCTATCGCTCCGTGTCACTACGCCGCCACGACCCATCGTCTTTACGCACCTGCTTTACTACTTCCGAAGTCCATTACCTTCACCTTCATCGACCCAAGCTCAACAACCGTTGCACAGCCAGCAACAGGCGTTATATCCCGCTTCTTCTGATACGGCGTCTGCGCTTGCCACGTTCCCGAATTGATAAGGAGTACGTTCCGATATTTAGCGATACCGACGGTGTGCGTATGCCCGCAGTGGAGTATGTCCGGCACTTGCTCGATAACACCATAATCACGCCCGTTCGGAGCGATGGAGACGGAGCCGCCGTATATGGGCGCGAAATGCCGCCTCTTCAGCATCTCGATCATCACGTCTTCCGGCTTCGAATAACTCAGCCTCGCGACCGAGCTGACGAAATCGTCATACGATTGGCCATGGTAGATCGAGACCACCCGTCCGCCGATTTGTATGCACGCCGGATTGCTCACGAAATGCGTATTATCGGGGAAGAACTTCCTGAGATATTCTGGCAGGGGCGGTTGTGGTTCCGCACCTCGTACCGCATCGTGATTCCCCGGCGCCACCACTACGTGTATACGTGACGGCAACTCGTGGAAATATCCCGCGGCTATCCGGTACTGCTCCTCTATGTCCGTAACTGACAACTCTTCCTCTTGGCCCGGAAATACCCCGATCCCATCGACAATATCACCTGCAACTATCAGATACGCGATATTTATCTGCTCGGCCTTCTCTCTCAGCCAGGACCGGAACCCCGCCCATGCATCTTCCAGAAAGGTGTCGCTGCCCACATGCATATCAGATATAAATACTGCATACATAGATTCGTTCCTTTGCCCGCCATTTCCCGCAGAAGGTAATGGCGCTTGCGACGTTGTATAGGGGAGGGGCACATCGGGATAGGATATCCGATTAGCGATAAAATACCCGCTATTGGCTAAAAAGCCAGTGACGCCGATGACCTCATCGGGTATTATCTCCTCTTGCGGTGATGCAATGACCGATACACTCCCCGAGGGGTCTTCCAAATCCACCCGGAGATTACCTTTTGCCGTTTTGTTCACGGACGAGACGATCCCCACTACGGAGGTCTCGTCACCCCCCATGCCACTTCTTAAGAACCGTATCTGCCCGCATTTCAACCGCTTCTTTATCAGTCCGCTCAGTCGTTCGTAGCGGTCAACGAAATGCGGTAAGAACTCTTTATGATCCGCAGCTTGATCATGCTCGGAGAACGAGAGTATTATAGCCGGCACTTCATCATGCAACCGCTCTCCAACCGCTCCCTCTGCATCAATGCGTACACCGTTACTGCGATTGATAAAATTTGCAATCTGCTCTGGCGAAATTACACAAACTGACGGGTCTATCGATCTCGCCACTTCCTCCGCGATCGCACCGAGATCGAACTGCCATGCGCTTTTACCGTTACCATCGTAGTGCGTGAGCAGAGCGATCGCCTCTGGATGTATCTGGAATCCAATGTCGGCGAACCGCTTCACAACTTCTATTTCCTTCAAACCTTCCTTTTCAAACGGTTTCACAACCATTCTTTCAGCTTCGCTTCAAAATACGGCTTTGGCATAGCGCCCTGGACAACGTCCACAGGCTCGCCATTCTTAAAGATGAAGATTGTGGGTATAGCCATTATCGCAAATTCCGTGGCTACTCGGGGATTTTCATCCACGTTCAGCTTTCCAAACACGATTTTACCCGCATATTCCTTTGCTAATTCGTCTATGATCGGTGCTACCATTCGGCACGGGCCGCACCAAGCCGCCCAACAATCCACGACGACCATAGGATGTTTCTTTACCATTTCTACAAACGTACCGTCAGTAATCGTCACAGGATGGTCTATAACAGCCCCACCAGATTTTCTCCCTTCTTTCTCCGCTTTTGCCCGCTCTTCCATCTCATGCAACTTCTTTTCTCGTATCCGCGCCATCTCCTGTTCCTCAGCGCTCACAGCCGTGCTCTCCTTCTCTTTTCCTTCTTCCATTCTTATACCTCCTCACTGCATCTCTCTATCTGTTACTTTCTTAACAAGATGAAATCGCTGATAAACTTTATGCGTACTTAATGATGTACCGTATTGTGGTTGCCTCTTTACGGTCATCGCCCTCGTCGTGAATTATGGCTACCGCAGGGACCGTGCAATACGGCTTTATTGTCGCCCCTCGTTTGCCATAGCAATCATCCTTCACTTTGGTCAGCGAGGTCAAACTACTCTTCGAAAGGGGCACTTTTATACTTGTTCTTAGTTCTACTTAAAGCTACTGGAAGCACCGTTTGTTGAACACGGCGAAAATCAGTGATTCATTCAGTCCACGTCCGTTTTCGGGTTCAGAAGCGGCTTAGAAAACGCTTTCTCTACTGACGGTCGGTGAAGGGCGTTGTAGGTACAGAAAGGAATGATCCGCCCATCCGGCGTGGCGTAATGTATCCCACAGCGCTTAACCCGCTCCAAATCGAAGTTATACGGATCCATAAAGTGCATTGCGCCGATATAAAGCGCATTACGATGGAACTCGGCAACGGCTTCTCGATTTCCTATACCCAAGATATTGGAGAGCAAGGCCAAGGAATCAAAGCCCTCGGGCGCCTTATCTTTATCGATAAATCTCCGTATCGCTGATACGAGTCCTGCAGTCGCTCTTATTTTACCTATCTTCGATCTGGTTATCTCGTGGGCATTCTCCTTCAAGTACTCCATGAATCCTTCGACATCAATGAACTCCGTTATCGGTAGAAACTTCCCGTCTTCAACAAACACGTAAGTTGCCGCACCGCAGTGGGGATGAACCGTGAAAGCCAATTGTGGGATGCCTTTCCACGCCTCTATGAAGTACGAGATCGGGAGCACAAACGGCACGGGATAGAAGCTCTCACGGGGTATTTCGCCGTTTGTTTGCTCCTCCAGCAGCCTGATGAAATCCGGAATCGTTATTCTTCCTTTGTTTCGCTCTGCCTCGTCCATTCGGCCCTCGAACGAGATGGGCTGCGCGTTTACTCCTTTTATGATGTGTAAGTTCTTCGCCGCAAATCGCACGATATCGCCTATCTGGTCATCGTTCACGCCTTTCATAAGCGTGGGAACGAGTACGACACTTTTTATGCCGCCTTGCCAGCAGTTCTGAATTGCTTTTAACTTCGTTTGTAACGCCGTGTAGCCTCGTAATATTTTATACGGCTCTTCGGTCACCCCGTCAAACTGCAGATAGACGGTATGCAAGCCTGCTTCTTTCAGCTCATGACAGAACTCCACGCTCTTTGCCATTGCTACGCCATTCGTCGCCACCTGGATATGTGAAAAGCCGAGGTCACGTGCCATGTCAACAATTTCAACGAAATGCTCGCGTATGGTAGGCTCGCCACCGGCGAACTGAATCGCATGGCACGGAGGCACTTCACTCCGGAGCAGCTTCATCATGTCCTCCAGTTGATCCAGTGTCGGCTCGTAGAGATATCCTGCGACTGCGGCGTTGGCGAAACAGGTTGGACAGCGCTGGTTGCACCGATTCGTGAGGTCGATCAGTGCAAGCATCGTCGAGCTTTTATGCTCCGGGCAGAGCCCGCAATCAAATGGGCAGCCCTTAACACGCTCGGTATTTTGAATGCCCGCAGAAGCCTCGTCGTCATTCAAGCTCCACTGTGCAAATTTCTTGTAAAGATC
The window above is part of the Methanomicrobia archaeon genome. Proteins encoded here:
- a CDS encoding radical SAM protein, with the protein product MKTKSLCPHCHKVIDADVYEEDGKILMKKRCEEHGDFTDVYWSDADLYKKFAQWSLNDDEASAGIQNTERVKGCPFDCGLCPEHKSSTMLALIDLTNRCNQRCPTCFANAAVAGYLYEPTLDQLEDMMKLLRSEVPPCHAIQFAGGEPTIREHFVEIVDMARDLGFSHIQVATNGVAMAKSVEFCHELKEAGLHTVYLQFDGVTEEPYKILRGYTALQTKLKAIQNCWQGGIKSVVLVPTLMKGVNDDQIGDIVRFAAKNLHIIKGVNAQPISFEGRMDEAERNKGRITIPDFIRLLEEQTNGEIPRESFYPVPFVLPISYFIEAWKGIPQLAFTVHPHCGAATYVFVEDGKFLPITEFIDVEGFMEYLKENAHEITRSKIGKIRATAGLVSAIRRFIDKDKAPEGFDSLALLSNILGIGNREAVAEFHRNALYIGAMHFMDPYNFDLERVKRCGIHYATPDGRIIPFCTYNALHRPSVEKAFSKPLLNPKTDVD